A window of Apodemus sylvaticus chromosome 9, mApoSyl1.1, whole genome shotgun sequence contains these coding sequences:
- the Plin5 gene encoding perilipin-5, translating into MSGDQTAQDPGSSLEELEQQNVVKRVVALPLVKATCTAVSSAYNSAKDRHPLLGSACRLAEHCVCSVTTCALDHAQPLLEHLQPQLATVNHLACRGLDKLEEKLPFLQQPSDVVVTSAKDTVAKSVTGVVDLARRGRRWSGELRRSMSQAMDMVLGKSEELVDRFLPMTEAELAALAAEAEGPEVGSVEEQRQQRGYFVRLGSLSARLRHLAYEHTLGKLRQSKHRTQEMLAQLQETLELMQHMQSGASPTPAPHPPKVQELCGGWSLCLENGRSHSQVELETLALSRSLTLELQSAVDALAGCVRGLPPGAQAKVAEVQRRVDALQATFAGAHCLGDVAPTALAEGRGSVARAHACVDEFLDLVLRAVPLPWLVGPFAPILVERSEPLIDLATCVDEVVGDPDPRWAHMDWPAQQRAWEAEHANPGAQEAEPPRGQVKHRMMPELDF; encoded by the exons ATGTCCGGTGATCAGACAGCTCAGGACCCCGGATCCAGCCTGGAGGAACTAGAGCAGCAG AATGTGGTGAAGCGAGTGGTGGCCTTGCCCCTGGTCAAGGCCACATGCACTGCCGTGTCCAGTGCTTACAACTCGGCCAAGGACAGGCACCCGCTGCTGGGCTCCGCCTGTCGCCTTGCTGAGCACTGTGTGTGTAGTGTGACCACCTGTGCCCTGGACCACGCACAGCCACTGCTGGAGCACCTGCAGCCCCAGT TGGCCACAGTGAACCATCTTGCCTGCAGAGGACTGGACAAGCTAGAGGAGAAGCTGCCCTTCCTGCAGCAGCCATCGGACGTG GTGGTGACCTCAGCCAAGGATACAGTGGCCAAAAGCGTCACAGGTGTGGTGGACCTGGCGCGACGGGGCCGGCGTTGGAGTGGGGAGCTGAGGCGGTCCATGAGTCAAGCCATGGACATGGTGCTGGGCAAGTCGGAGGAGCTGGTGGACCGCTTCCTGCCCATGACTGAAGCCGAGCTAG CGGCCCTGGCGGCTGAGGCCGAGGGCCCAGAAGTGGGCTCAGtggaggagcagaggcagcagcgggGCTACTTTGTGCGTCTGGGATCCCTATCGGCACGCCTCCGCCACCTCGCCTATGAACACactttggggaaactgaggcagagcaaACACCGCACCCAGGAGATGCTGGCTCAGCTGCAGGAAACCCTGGAGCTG ATGCAGCACATGCAGAGCGGGGCgagccccacccctgctccccaccccccaaaggtTCAGGAGCTGTGTGGGGGCTGGAGCTTGTGTCTGGAGAATGGACGCAGCCACAGCCAG GTGGAGCTGGAGACGCTGGCTCTGTCTCGAAGCCTGACCCTGGAGCTGCAGAGTGCGGTGGACGCCCTGGCGGGCTGCGTCCGCGGCCTGCCGCCTGGTGCCCAGGCCAAGGTGGCGGAGGTGCAGCGCAGGGTGGACGCGCTCCAGGCCACCTTTGCTGGCGCGCACTGCCTCGGGGACGTGGCGCCCACTGCTCTGGCCGAGGGCCGTGGCAGCGTGGCCCGGGCACACGCCTGCGTGGATGAGTTCCTGGATTTGGTCCTGCGGGCCGTGCCACTCCCCTGGCTTGTGGGGCCCTTTGCACCCATCCTGGTGGAGCGGTCGGAGCCCCTGATCGACCTGGCCACCTGTGTGGACGAGGTGGTGGGTGACCCTGACCCTCGCTGGGCACACATGGACTGGCCAGCCCAGCAGCGGGCCTGGGAGGCTGAGCACGCAAACCCCGGGGCACAGGAGGCTGAGCCCCCGAGGGGCCAAGTCAAGCACAGAATGATGCCCGAGCTGGACTTCTGA
- the Lrg1 gene encoding leucine-rich alpha-2-glycoprotein isoform X3 yields MASGQHRGRALFLLALLGRVSSLEECQMLRSAEGSTVSCYGPAEFPSSVPADTVHLSVEFSNLTQLPAAALQGCPGLRELHLSSNRLQALSPGLLAPVPGLRVLDLTHNALRSLPPGLFRTSAALSTLVLRHNQLRAARAPWLQGLDALGHLDLAENRLRSLPAGLLLSLGALHTLDLGYNQLESLPEGLLRGPRRLQRLHLEGNRLRRLGDGLLAPQPFLRVLFLNDNRLSALAPGAFRGLRQLDMLDLSGNALSSAPAGLWATLGRPARDMQHGFDVSHNPWVCDKDLADLCRWLDANRHKMFSQNDTRCAGPGTVKGRRLLDVAELGSL; encoded by the exons ATGGCCTCTGGGCAGCATCGAGGGAG AGCCCTGTTCCTCCTGGCCCTCTTGGGCAGGGTGTCCAGCCTTGAGGAATGTCAGATGCTGCGCTCGGCCGAGGGCAGCACGGTCTCCTGCTATGGCCCCGCTGAGTTCCCGAGCTCCGTCCCGGCCGACACTGTCCATCTGTCCGTGGAATTCTCCAACCTGACGCAGCTGCCCGCCGCGGCCCTGCAAGGCTGCCCAGGCCTGCGGGAGCTGCACCTCTCCAGCAACCGCCTGCAGGCGCTGTCCCCAGGGCTGCTGGCGCCGGTGCCCGGGCTGCGCGTCCTGGACCTGACCCACAATGCCCTCCGCAGCCTGCCCCCCGGCTTATTCCGCACCTCGGCCGCCCTGAGCACCCTGGTCCTGCGGCACAACCAGCTGCGGGCCGCACGCGCGCCATGGCTGCAGGGCCTAGACGCCCTGGGCCACCTGGACCTGGCGGAGAACCGGCTGCGCTCGCTGCCCGCCGGCCTCCTGCTCAGCCTCGGCGCCCTGCACACCCTAGACCTTGGGTATAACCAGCTGGAGTCGCTGCCCGAGGGGCTCCTGCGGGGCCCCAGGCGGCTGCAGCGCCTGCACCTGGAAGGGAACCGGCTGCGGAGGCTGGGGGATGGCCTGCTTGCGCCCCAACCGTTCCTGCGCGTCCTGTTCCTGAACGACAACCGGCTGTCCGCGCTGGCGCCCGGCGCCTTCCGCGGCCTAAGGCAGCTGGACATGCTGGACCTGTCCGGCAACGCCCTGTCCAGCGCGCCCGCGGGGCTGTGGGCGACCCTGGGGAGGCCGGCCCGCGACATGCAGCACGGCTTCGACGTCTCCCACAACCCCTGGGTCTGCGACAAGGACCTGGCGGACCTGTGCCGCTGGCTGGACGCCAACCGACACAAGATGTTCTCGCAGAACGACACGCGCTGCGCAGGGCCCGGGACCGTGAAGGGACGGCGGCTCCTCGACGTGGCAGAGCTGGGGTCGCTGTGA
- the Lrg1 gene encoding leucine-rich alpha-2-glycoprotein isoform X1 — MASGQHRGSLQDLNIRLPRALFLLALLGRVSSLEECQMLRSAEGSTVSCYGPAEFPSSVPADTVHLSVEFSNLTQLPAAALQGCPGLRELHLSSNRLQALSPGLLAPVPGLRVLDLTHNALRSLPPGLFRTSAALSTLVLRHNQLRAARAPWLQGLDALGHLDLAENRLRSLPAGLLLSLGALHTLDLGYNQLESLPEGLLRGPRRLQRLHLEGNRLRRLGDGLLAPQPFLRVLFLNDNRLSALAPGAFRGLRQLDMLDLSGNALSSAPAGLWATLGRPARDMQHGFDVSHNPWVCDKDLADLCRWLDANRHKMFSQNDTRCAGPGTVKGRRLLDVAELGSL; from the exons ATGGCCTCTGGGCAGCATCGAGGGAG CCTCCAGGATCTCAACATCCGCCTTCCCAGAGCCCTGTTCCTCCTGGCCCTCTTGGGCAGGGTGTCCAGCCTTGAGGAATGTCAGATGCTGCGCTCGGCCGAGGGCAGCACGGTCTCCTGCTATGGCCCCGCTGAGTTCCCGAGCTCCGTCCCGGCCGACACTGTCCATCTGTCCGTGGAATTCTCCAACCTGACGCAGCTGCCCGCCGCGGCCCTGCAAGGCTGCCCAGGCCTGCGGGAGCTGCACCTCTCCAGCAACCGCCTGCAGGCGCTGTCCCCAGGGCTGCTGGCGCCGGTGCCCGGGCTGCGCGTCCTGGACCTGACCCACAATGCCCTCCGCAGCCTGCCCCCCGGCTTATTCCGCACCTCGGCCGCCCTGAGCACCCTGGTCCTGCGGCACAACCAGCTGCGGGCCGCACGCGCGCCATGGCTGCAGGGCCTAGACGCCCTGGGCCACCTGGACCTGGCGGAGAACCGGCTGCGCTCGCTGCCCGCCGGCCTCCTGCTCAGCCTCGGCGCCCTGCACACCCTAGACCTTGGGTATAACCAGCTGGAGTCGCTGCCCGAGGGGCTCCTGCGGGGCCCCAGGCGGCTGCAGCGCCTGCACCTGGAAGGGAACCGGCTGCGGAGGCTGGGGGATGGCCTGCTTGCGCCCCAACCGTTCCTGCGCGTCCTGTTCCTGAACGACAACCGGCTGTCCGCGCTGGCGCCCGGCGCCTTCCGCGGCCTAAGGCAGCTGGACATGCTGGACCTGTCCGGCAACGCCCTGTCCAGCGCGCCCGCGGGGCTGTGGGCGACCCTGGGGAGGCCGGCCCGCGACATGCAGCACGGCTTCGACGTCTCCCACAACCCCTGGGTCTGCGACAAGGACCTGGCGGACCTGTGCCGCTGGCTGGACGCCAACCGACACAAGATGTTCTCGCAGAACGACACGCGCTGCGCAGGGCCCGGGACCGTGAAGGGACGGCGGCTCCTCGACGTGGCAGAGCTGGGGTCGCTGTGA
- the Lrg1 gene encoding leucine-rich alpha-2-glycoprotein isoform X2 translates to MQPSLQDLNIRLPRALFLLALLGRVSSLEECQMLRSAEGSTVSCYGPAEFPSSVPADTVHLSVEFSNLTQLPAAALQGCPGLRELHLSSNRLQALSPGLLAPVPGLRVLDLTHNALRSLPPGLFRTSAALSTLVLRHNQLRAARAPWLQGLDALGHLDLAENRLRSLPAGLLLSLGALHTLDLGYNQLESLPEGLLRGPRRLQRLHLEGNRLRRLGDGLLAPQPFLRVLFLNDNRLSALAPGAFRGLRQLDMLDLSGNALSSAPAGLWATLGRPARDMQHGFDVSHNPWVCDKDLADLCRWLDANRHKMFSQNDTRCAGPGTVKGRRLLDVAELGSL, encoded by the exons ATGCAACCCAG CCTCCAGGATCTCAACATCCGCCTTCCCAGAGCCCTGTTCCTCCTGGCCCTCTTGGGCAGGGTGTCCAGCCTTGAGGAATGTCAGATGCTGCGCTCGGCCGAGGGCAGCACGGTCTCCTGCTATGGCCCCGCTGAGTTCCCGAGCTCCGTCCCGGCCGACACTGTCCATCTGTCCGTGGAATTCTCCAACCTGACGCAGCTGCCCGCCGCGGCCCTGCAAGGCTGCCCAGGCCTGCGGGAGCTGCACCTCTCCAGCAACCGCCTGCAGGCGCTGTCCCCAGGGCTGCTGGCGCCGGTGCCCGGGCTGCGCGTCCTGGACCTGACCCACAATGCCCTCCGCAGCCTGCCCCCCGGCTTATTCCGCACCTCGGCCGCCCTGAGCACCCTGGTCCTGCGGCACAACCAGCTGCGGGCCGCACGCGCGCCATGGCTGCAGGGCCTAGACGCCCTGGGCCACCTGGACCTGGCGGAGAACCGGCTGCGCTCGCTGCCCGCCGGCCTCCTGCTCAGCCTCGGCGCCCTGCACACCCTAGACCTTGGGTATAACCAGCTGGAGTCGCTGCCCGAGGGGCTCCTGCGGGGCCCCAGGCGGCTGCAGCGCCTGCACCTGGAAGGGAACCGGCTGCGGAGGCTGGGGGATGGCCTGCTTGCGCCCCAACCGTTCCTGCGCGTCCTGTTCCTGAACGACAACCGGCTGTCCGCGCTGGCGCCCGGCGCCTTCCGCGGCCTAAGGCAGCTGGACATGCTGGACCTGTCCGGCAACGCCCTGTCCAGCGCGCCCGCGGGGCTGTGGGCGACCCTGGGGAGGCCGGCCCGCGACATGCAGCACGGCTTCGACGTCTCCCACAACCCCTGGGTCTGCGACAAGGACCTGGCGGACCTGTGCCGCTGGCTGGACGCCAACCGACACAAGATGTTCTCGCAGAACGACACGCGCTGCGCAGGGCCCGGGACCGTGAAGGGACGGCGGCTCCTCGACGTGGCAGAGCTGGGGTCGCTGTGA
- the Sema6b gene encoding semaphorin-6B isoform X2, translated as MWTPRVPPPLPALLFLLMLLLGVTHGLFPEEPPPLSVAPRDYLSHYPVFVGSGPGRLTPAEGAEDLNIQRVLRVNRTLFIGDRDNLYQVELEPSTSTELRYQRKLTWRSNPSDIDVCRMKGKQEGECRNFVKVLLLRDESTLFVCGSNAFNPICANYSMDTLQLLGDNISGMARCPYDPKHANVALFSDGMLFTATVTDFLAIDAVIYRSLGDRPTLRTVKHDSKWFKEPYFVHAVEWGSHVYFFFREIAMEFNYLEKVVVSRVARVCKNDVGGSPRVLEKQWTSFLKARLNCSVPGDSHFYFNVLQAVTGVVSLGGRPVILAVFSTPSNSIPGSAVCAFDMNQVAAVFEGRFREQKSPESIWTPVPEDQVPRPRPGCCAAPGMQYNASSALPDEILNFVKTHPLMDEAVPSLGHSPWIVRTLMRHQLTRVAVDVGAGPWGNQTIVFLGSEVGTVLKFLVKPNATVSGTTGPSVFLEEFETYRPDRCGRPGSTGEWGQRLLSLELDTASGGLLAAFPRCVVRVPVARCQLHSGCMKNCIGSQDPYCGWTPGGSCIFLRPGTSATFEQDVSGASTSGLGDCTGLLRASLSDDRAGLVSVNLLVTSSVAAFVVGAVVSGFSVGWFVGLRERRELARRKDKEAILAHGGGEAVLSVSRLGERRGPGPGGRGGAGGGPGGPPEALLAPLMQNGWTKAALLHGGPHDLDSGLLPTPEQTPLPQKRLPTTHPHAHALGPRAWDHSHALLSASASTSLLLLAPARAPEQPPVPAEPGPESRLCAPRSCRASHPGDFPLTPHPSPDRRRVVSAPTGPLDPSVGDGLPGPWSPPATSSLRRPGPHGPPTAALRRTHTFNSGEARPGGHRPRRHAPADSTHLLPCGTGERTAPPVP; from the exons ATGTGGACCCCTCGAGTGCCCCCTCCACTTCCGGCCCTGCTGTTCCTCCTGATGTTGCTCCTGGGGGTCACCCATGGCCTCTTCCCAGAGGAACCACCTCCACTCAGTGTGGCTCCCAGGGACT ACCTGAGCCACTACCCCGTGTTCGTGGGCAGCGGGCCTGGTCGCCTGACCCCTGCGGAGGGCGCTGAGGACCTCAACATCCAGAGAGTGCTACGTGTGAACAGGACGCTGTTCATCGGGGACAG AGACAACCTGTACCAAGTAGAACTGGAGCCATCCACGTCCACGGAGCTGCGGTATCAGAGG aaaCTTACCTGGCGCTCCAACCCCAGTGACATCGATGTGTGTCGGATGAAGGGCAAGCAAGAG GGTGAGTGTCGGAACTTCGTCAAGGTGCTCCTGCTTCGTGACGAGTCCACGCTCTTCGTGTGCGGTTCCAATGCGTTCAATCCCATCTGTGCTAATTACAGT AtggacacactgcagcttctggGAGACAACATCAGCGGCATGGCCCGCTGCCCCTATGACCCCAAGCACGCCAATGTCGCCCTCTTCTCGG ATGGGATGCTCTTCACGGCCACAGTGACTGACTTCCTGGCCATCGACGCTGTCATCTACCGCAGCCTTGGGGACCGGCCCACACTGCGCACAGTGAAGCATGACTCTAAGTGGTTTAAAG AGCCGTACTTTGTGCACGCGGTGGAGTGGGGAAGCCACGTCTACTTCTTCTTCCGGGAGATCGCCATGGAGTTTAACTACCTGGAAAAG GTGGTGGTGTCCCGAGTGGCCCGTGTGTGCAAGAATGACGTGGGTGGCTCCCCACGGGTGCTGGAGAAGCAGTGGACTTCCTTCCTGAAGGCCCGGCTCAACTGCTCGGTGCCTGGAGACTCACACTTCTACTTCAACGTACTGCAGGCTGTGACTGGTGTGGTGAGCCTGGGCGGTCGTCCGGTGATCCTCGCTGTCTTCTCAACTCCTAGCAACAG CATCCCCGGCTCGGCTGTCTGCGCCTTTGACATGAACCAAGTGGCTGCTGTGTTTGAAGGCCGCTTCCGGGAGCAGAAGTCGCCTGAGTCCATCTGGACACCAGTGCCTGAGGACCAAGTGCCCCGGCCCAG GCCCGGGTGCTGCGCAGCGCCTGGCATGCAGTACAACGCATCCAGTGCCCTCCCTGACGAGATCCTCAACTTTGTAAAGACCCACCCACTGATGGACGAGGCGGTACCCTCCCTCGGCCACTCACCTTGGATCGTGAGAACTCTGATGCG GCACCAGCTGACCCGAGTGGCTGTGGATGTGGGTGCGGGTCCGTGGGGCAACCAGACAATCGTCTTCCTTGGCTCCGAGGTTGGCACAGTCCTCAAATTCCTTGTGAAGCCCAACGCCACTGTCTCAGGGACCACGGGGCCCAGCGTCTTTCTGGAGGAGTTTGAGACCTACCGGCCAGACAG GTGTGGACGACCCGGCAGCACTGGTGAGTGGGGGCAGCGACTTCTGAGCCTGGAGCTGGACACAGCCTCAGGCGGCCTGCTGGCGGCCTTTCCGCGCTGTGTGGTTCGCGTTCCCGTGGCCCGTTGCCAGCTGCACTCGGGGTGCATGAA GAACTGTATTGGCAGCCAGGATCCATACTGCGGGTGGACCCCCGGTGGGTCCTGCATCTTCCTCAGACCAGGAACCAG TGCCACGTTTGAGCAAGATGTGTCCGGGGCCAGCACCTCTGGCTTAGGTGACTGTACTG GACTCTTGCGCGCCAGCCTCTCTGATGACCGCGCAGGGCTGGTGTCGGTGAACCTGCTGGTGACCTCCTCGGTGGCGGCGTTCGTGGTGGGTGCCGTGGTGTCCGGCTTCAGCGTGGGCTGGTTCGTGGGTCTCCGCGAGCGGCGGGAGCTGGCCCGGCGTAAGGATAAGGAGGCCATCCTGGCGCACGGCGGCGGCGAGGCAGTTCTGAGCGTGAGCCGCTTAGGCGAGCGCAGGGGGCCCGGGCCTGGGGGTCGTGGAGGAGCAGGCGGCGGTCCCGGGGGTCCCCCGGAGGCCCTGCTGGCCCCGCTCATGCAGAATGGCTGGACAAAGGCGGCACTGCTGCATGGTGGCCCTCACGACCTGGACTCGGGGCTGCTGCCCACTCCAGAGCAGACGCCTCTACCCCAGAAACGCCTGCCCACGACACACCCACACGCCCACGCCCTGGGGCCGCGAGCCTGGGACCACAGCCACGCGCTGCTGTCGGCCTCCGCCTCCACCTCGTTGCTCCTACTGGCACCCGCCCGCGCCCCCGAGCAGCCCCCGGTGCCGGCCGAGCCGGGCCCGGAATCTCGCCTCTGCGCCCCCAGATCCTGCCGGGCCTCTCACCCAGGCGACTTCCCGCTCACGCCCCACCCCAGCCCGGACCGCCGGCGGGTAGTGTCCGCACCCACGGGCCCCTTGGACCCTTCGGTGGGCGACGGCCTGCCCGGGCCGTGGAGCCCACCTGCAACCAGCAGCCTGCGGAGGCCGGGTCCCCACGGGCCCCCCACGGCCGCCCTGCggcgcacacacacattcaacagCGGCGAAGCCCGGCCCGGGGGTCATCGTCCTCGCCGCCACGCACCCGCGGACTCTACACACTTGCTGCCCTGCGGGACGGGCGAGCGGACTGCACCCCCGGTACCCTAG
- the Sema6b gene encoding semaphorin-6B isoform X1 has product MRGVSNWTVLLSGVICGHLVLTMWTPRVPPPLPALLFLLMLLLGVTHGLFPEEPPPLSVAPRDYLSHYPVFVGSGPGRLTPAEGAEDLNIQRVLRVNRTLFIGDRDNLYQVELEPSTSTELRYQRKLTWRSNPSDIDVCRMKGKQEGECRNFVKVLLLRDESTLFVCGSNAFNPICANYSMDTLQLLGDNISGMARCPYDPKHANVALFSDGMLFTATVTDFLAIDAVIYRSLGDRPTLRTVKHDSKWFKEPYFVHAVEWGSHVYFFFREIAMEFNYLEKVVVSRVARVCKNDVGGSPRVLEKQWTSFLKARLNCSVPGDSHFYFNVLQAVTGVVSLGGRPVILAVFSTPSNSIPGSAVCAFDMNQVAAVFEGRFREQKSPESIWTPVPEDQVPRPRPGCCAAPGMQYNASSALPDEILNFVKTHPLMDEAVPSLGHSPWIVRTLMRHQLTRVAVDVGAGPWGNQTIVFLGSEVGTVLKFLVKPNATVSGTTGPSVFLEEFETYRPDRCGRPGSTGEWGQRLLSLELDTASGGLLAAFPRCVVRVPVARCQLHSGCMKNCIGSQDPYCGWTPGGSCIFLRPGTSATFEQDVSGASTSGLGDCTGLLRASLSDDRAGLVSVNLLVTSSVAAFVVGAVVSGFSVGWFVGLRERRELARRKDKEAILAHGGGEAVLSVSRLGERRGPGPGGRGGAGGGPGGPPEALLAPLMQNGWTKAALLHGGPHDLDSGLLPTPEQTPLPQKRLPTTHPHAHALGPRAWDHSHALLSASASTSLLLLAPARAPEQPPVPAEPGPESRLCAPRSCRASHPGDFPLTPHPSPDRRRVVSAPTGPLDPSVGDGLPGPWSPPATSSLRRPGPHGPPTAALRRTHTFNSGEARPGGHRPRRHAPADSTHLLPCGTGERTAPPVP; this is encoded by the exons ATGAGGGGTGTCTCGAATTGGACTGTTCTTCTTTCTG GTGTCATCTGTGGTCATCTGGTCCTCACCATGTGGACCCCTCGAGTGCCCCCTCCACTTCCGGCCCTGCTGTTCCTCCTGATGTTGCTCCTGGGGGTCACCCATGGCCTCTTCCCAGAGGAACCACCTCCACTCAGTGTGGCTCCCAGGGACT ACCTGAGCCACTACCCCGTGTTCGTGGGCAGCGGGCCTGGTCGCCTGACCCCTGCGGAGGGCGCTGAGGACCTCAACATCCAGAGAGTGCTACGTGTGAACAGGACGCTGTTCATCGGGGACAG AGACAACCTGTACCAAGTAGAACTGGAGCCATCCACGTCCACGGAGCTGCGGTATCAGAGG aaaCTTACCTGGCGCTCCAACCCCAGTGACATCGATGTGTGTCGGATGAAGGGCAAGCAAGAG GGTGAGTGTCGGAACTTCGTCAAGGTGCTCCTGCTTCGTGACGAGTCCACGCTCTTCGTGTGCGGTTCCAATGCGTTCAATCCCATCTGTGCTAATTACAGT AtggacacactgcagcttctggGAGACAACATCAGCGGCATGGCCCGCTGCCCCTATGACCCCAAGCACGCCAATGTCGCCCTCTTCTCGG ATGGGATGCTCTTCACGGCCACAGTGACTGACTTCCTGGCCATCGACGCTGTCATCTACCGCAGCCTTGGGGACCGGCCCACACTGCGCACAGTGAAGCATGACTCTAAGTGGTTTAAAG AGCCGTACTTTGTGCACGCGGTGGAGTGGGGAAGCCACGTCTACTTCTTCTTCCGGGAGATCGCCATGGAGTTTAACTACCTGGAAAAG GTGGTGGTGTCCCGAGTGGCCCGTGTGTGCAAGAATGACGTGGGTGGCTCCCCACGGGTGCTGGAGAAGCAGTGGACTTCCTTCCTGAAGGCCCGGCTCAACTGCTCGGTGCCTGGAGACTCACACTTCTACTTCAACGTACTGCAGGCTGTGACTGGTGTGGTGAGCCTGGGCGGTCGTCCGGTGATCCTCGCTGTCTTCTCAACTCCTAGCAACAG CATCCCCGGCTCGGCTGTCTGCGCCTTTGACATGAACCAAGTGGCTGCTGTGTTTGAAGGCCGCTTCCGGGAGCAGAAGTCGCCTGAGTCCATCTGGACACCAGTGCCTGAGGACCAAGTGCCCCGGCCCAG GCCCGGGTGCTGCGCAGCGCCTGGCATGCAGTACAACGCATCCAGTGCCCTCCCTGACGAGATCCTCAACTTTGTAAAGACCCACCCACTGATGGACGAGGCGGTACCCTCCCTCGGCCACTCACCTTGGATCGTGAGAACTCTGATGCG GCACCAGCTGACCCGAGTGGCTGTGGATGTGGGTGCGGGTCCGTGGGGCAACCAGACAATCGTCTTCCTTGGCTCCGAGGTTGGCACAGTCCTCAAATTCCTTGTGAAGCCCAACGCCACTGTCTCAGGGACCACGGGGCCCAGCGTCTTTCTGGAGGAGTTTGAGACCTACCGGCCAGACAG GTGTGGACGACCCGGCAGCACTGGTGAGTGGGGGCAGCGACTTCTGAGCCTGGAGCTGGACACAGCCTCAGGCGGCCTGCTGGCGGCCTTTCCGCGCTGTGTGGTTCGCGTTCCCGTGGCCCGTTGCCAGCTGCACTCGGGGTGCATGAA GAACTGTATTGGCAGCCAGGATCCATACTGCGGGTGGACCCCCGGTGGGTCCTGCATCTTCCTCAGACCAGGAACCAG TGCCACGTTTGAGCAAGATGTGTCCGGGGCCAGCACCTCTGGCTTAGGTGACTGTACTG GACTCTTGCGCGCCAGCCTCTCTGATGACCGCGCAGGGCTGGTGTCGGTGAACCTGCTGGTGACCTCCTCGGTGGCGGCGTTCGTGGTGGGTGCCGTGGTGTCCGGCTTCAGCGTGGGCTGGTTCGTGGGTCTCCGCGAGCGGCGGGAGCTGGCCCGGCGTAAGGATAAGGAGGCCATCCTGGCGCACGGCGGCGGCGAGGCAGTTCTGAGCGTGAGCCGCTTAGGCGAGCGCAGGGGGCCCGGGCCTGGGGGTCGTGGAGGAGCAGGCGGCGGTCCCGGGGGTCCCCCGGAGGCCCTGCTGGCCCCGCTCATGCAGAATGGCTGGACAAAGGCGGCACTGCTGCATGGTGGCCCTCACGACCTGGACTCGGGGCTGCTGCCCACTCCAGAGCAGACGCCTCTACCCCAGAAACGCCTGCCCACGACACACCCACACGCCCACGCCCTGGGGCCGCGAGCCTGGGACCACAGCCACGCGCTGCTGTCGGCCTCCGCCTCCACCTCGTTGCTCCTACTGGCACCCGCCCGCGCCCCCGAGCAGCCCCCGGTGCCGGCCGAGCCGGGCCCGGAATCTCGCCTCTGCGCCCCCAGATCCTGCCGGGCCTCTCACCCAGGCGACTTCCCGCTCACGCCCCACCCCAGCCCGGACCGCCGGCGGGTAGTGTCCGCACCCACGGGCCCCTTGGACCCTTCGGTGGGCGACGGCCTGCCCGGGCCGTGGAGCCCACCTGCAACCAGCAGCCTGCGGAGGCCGGGTCCCCACGGGCCCCCCACGGCCGCCCTGCggcgcacacacacattcaacagCGGCGAAGCCCGGCCCGGGGGTCATCGTCCTCGCCGCCACGCACCCGCGGACTCTACACACTTGCTGCCCTGCGGGACGGGCGAGCGGACTGCACCCCCGGTACCCTAG